One Meleagris gallopavo isolate NT-WF06-2002-E0010 breed Aviagen turkey brand Nicholas breeding stock chromosome 11, Turkey_5.1, whole genome shotgun sequence genomic region harbors:
- the GPR149 gene encoding probable G-protein coupled receptor 149 isoform X6, whose product MAVQVEDFWSRHFHGMNLNEGVLYQEHEYDKSLPEQMSELLPFRMQIQMVVQHIIGYQSLSFETLSFLLTLLAATVTPVFVLSEHWIHLPCGCIINCRRNSYAVSSEELKTKHRGFEFNLSFQHSYGIYRISPESHLHDGDGKSTSCHNLLVCEKPCEPPKGGGGGAARAEFSTTDSARPDPAEFSFRDSLRPGPAGLSTTDGARAGPAGFSTTDSTRPGTAGVRGETASGLGRSVDGAERRLSHEEGHKPELTDWEWCRSKSERTPRQRSGGALAIPLCAFQGTVSLQAPTGKTLSLSTYEVSTEGQKITPTSKKIEVYRSKSVGHDPNPEECPNSFADTSVKIHLEVLEICDNEEALDTVSIISNISQSSTQVRSPSLRYSRKENRFVSCDLGETASYSLFIPSNNPDSDINITIPDTVEAHRQNSKKQHMERGGYQEEIQMLNKAYRKREEDGNSN is encoded by the exons ATACAAATGGTTGTCCAGCACATCATTGGCTATCAAAGCCTTTCGTTTGAGACACTTAGCTTCCTGCTGACATTGCTAGCTGCCACGGTCACCCCAGTATTTGTCCTGTCAGAGCACTGGATCCACCTGCCCTGTGGCTGCATCATAAACTGCAGGAGGAATTCATATGCTGTGTCTTCAGAGGAACTCAAAA CCAAACACAGAGGTTTCGAATTCAACCTTTCCTTCCAGCACAGTTATGGAATCTATCGAATATCCCCTGAGAGCCACCTCCACGATGGCGATGGTAAATCCACGTCGTGCCACAACCTGCTGGTTTGCGAGAAACCCTGCGAGCCGCCGAAGGGAGGTGGCGGCGGCGCGGCGCGGGCGGAATTCAGCACCACGGACAGCGCCCGGCCGGACCCTGCGGAGTTCAGCTTCAGGGACAGCCTCCGGCCCGGCCCGGCGGGGCTCAGCACCACGGACGGCGCCAGAGCCGGTCCGGCGGGAttcagcaccacagacagcaccCGGCCCGGCACCGCGGGGGTGCGCGGAGAAACGGCCTCGGGCCTCGGCAGGAGCGTGGATGGAGCCGAGAGGAGGCTGTCTCACGAAGAGGGCCACAAGCCAGAGCTCACAGACTGGGAGTGGTGCAGAAGTAAGTCGGAGAGGACCCCTCGGCAG cgATCAGGTGGGGCCTTAGCTATTCCTCTGTGTGCATTTCAAGGAACTGTGTCACTTCAGGCACCCACAGGAAAAACTCTCTCCTTGTCTACGTACGAGGTAAGCACTGAAGGACAAAAGATAACACCCACGTCAAAGAAAATCGAAGTCTATCGATCTAAAAGTGTTGGTCATGACCCCAACCCAGAGGAGTGTCCTAATTCATTTGCTGACACAAGTGTTAAAATTCATTTGGAGGTTCTGGAAATTTGTGACAATGAAGAGGCTCTGGATACTGTTTCCATCATCAGTAATATCAGCCAGTCCTCCACACAGGTAAGATCCCCATCCTTACGCTATTCAcggaaagaaaacagatttgtcTCATGTGATTTAGGGGAAACTGCTTCTTACTCACTCTTCATACCATCAAACAATCCTGACAGCGATATTAACATAACAATCCCAGACACTGTGGAAGCTCACCGGCAGAATAGTAAAAAGCAGCACATGGAGAGAGGTGGTTATCAGGAAGAAATACAAATGTTGAATAAAGCATACAGAAAACGGGAAGAAGATGGCAACAGCAATTGA